A window of the Sabethes cyaneus chromosome 1, idSabCyanKW18_F2, whole genome shotgun sequence genome harbors these coding sequences:
- the LOC128733211 gene encoding cyclin-G-associated kinase, whose product MSDFFKSAINYFNAGPTGCGQENDFVGQTVEIANVKLRIKRVIAEGGFAYVYVAQDSQTGNEYALKRLLGADKEECNNIIREINTLKQVSGHPNIIKFIAATFIDRTQNATAKRAEYLLVTELCKGGSLYDCLEKDLAPEAVLRVFYQACRAVAHLHTQAVPINHRDIKIENFLIGCDGQLKLCDFGSASTDTYAPDVSWNAHQRDMLEDLLGRCTTPMYRAPEQLDTWANYPIGIKTDIWALGCILFCLCYRKHPFEDSAKLRIINANYNIPNDSRYACYSEIIKGCLQVDPLKRFDISMVLDRLAAISETKGWSLKAPLGLHGKPLNTPPSGLSPNPSPMHLPSESAPVSGNHAPPQRPAPPRPAPVGNIGGSPQERKNPQRPPDPVRPPPPVIAPAVHHYPHQPPSVGAYVGAAGSGGGGLLSSIKGGAGSFFKNLKDTSSKVMQTVQQSIARTDLDISYITQRILVMPCPSEGLESTYRTNHIEDVKIYLESRYLPTKVSIYNLGPRNCPRLPPPVRTVEGSFIYSAVPISYKAPTLVGLYSLAEDMYGFLNADPKTVIVVQSPDSGKALAATIVCALLIYSQLVTEPEDAMQIFAVKRTPPGMRASELRYLYYMGDLVRSVPHLPHYNPVTLVSVTASPVPRMTKARDGCRVYVEVASSDRIVFSTLQDYDRMRLYSAAEGKISIALNVTVCGDVTVTLYHARNALGGMGRPQGLKICQFQLNTGYIPEEETLINFSKSELDDVPDLEHVPHGFNVALSVFVGDSERPPSNQPPWASPKTTRDPKILFASQLEYEENVDNFISKPSSNPTSAPHRPPPRPAPPSPQPSRASQAPQNTTEHPPASVSSDADFLNLSNPSQEQPEPSDHEEQSANYDLLGGFAPPVTDKSDSDIINKPPNAGLDDIFGDIDNDGNATGPVPLQSTKSSSDLNGLNLNFENFGGVAKPAAPNETAPNGVINNQFNNSFGFDPFAGISASAFHSSHQTQVPQQAQAANKDPFADIGNLGTTLGATGWGKSGAPPTTTPSPRSTQFSSPTHQYSGASTANPSPRAPSTPIHQMRSPSDAQRPDYSRSHFEPSKQSATGGNGTNGQPKEKSGDIFGDILGSQGYSFGSGKNQGPRTINDMRKEELVKEMDPERVKLMEWTEGKKNNIRALLCTVHTVLWPGAKWTKCEMHQLVSAADVKKTYRKACLAVHPDKHTGTENESMAKLIFMELNNAWSEFENDATQQNLFAN is encoded by the exons ACCCACTGGCTGCGGACAGGAAAACGATTTCGTTGGACAGACAGTGGAAATCGCCAATGTCAAGCTGCGGATCAAACGTGTTATCGCTGAAG GTGGTTTCGCGTATGTCTACGTAGCGCAGGACTCTCAAACCGGCAACGAGTATGCTTTGAAGCGCTTGCTAGGAGCGGACAAAGAAGAATGTAACAATATTATACGAGAAATAAACACACTCAAGCAGGTGTCCGGACATCCAAATATTATCAAATTCATAGCGGCTACATTTATTGATCGTACTCAGAATGCCACCGCAAAACGTGCGGAATATCTGCTGGTGACAGAGCTGTGTAAGGGTGGTTCACTGTATGACTGTCTTGAGAAGGATCTAGCACCGGAAGCTGTTCTTCGGGTATTCTACCAGGCTTGCCGGGCGGTAGCTCATTTACATACGCAAGCAGTTCCAATCAATCATCGGGATATCAAG attgaaaattttcttatcGGATGTGACGGGCAACTGAAGCTGTGCGATTTCGGATCAGCTTCAACAGATACCTATGCACCGGACGTGAGTTGGAATGCTCATCAAAGAGATATGCTGGAAGATCTGCTTGGTCGCTGTACAACTCCGATGTATCGAGCTCCGGAGCAGCTAGACACCTGGGCCAATTACCCCATCGGTATTAAGACAGACATCTGGGCTTTAGGATGCATATTATTTTGTCTATGCTACCGAAAGCATCCTTTCGAGGATTCAGCTAAGTTGCGTATCATTAACGCAAATTATAACATACCGAATGATTCTCGGTATGCGTGCTACAGTGAGATTATCAAAGGTTGCCTACAGGTCGACCCGCTCAAACGATTTGATATTTCAATGGTCTTGGATAGATTAGCTGCGATATCGGAAACGAAAGGATGGTCATTGAAAGCTCCGCTAGGACTGCACGGAAAACCGCTTAATACCCCTCCTAGTGGCTTGTCGCCTAATCCGAGCCCAATGCATCTTCCATCAGAAAGCGCTCCTGTATCGGGTAACCATGCTCCTCCGCAACGGCCTGCTCCTCCACGGCCGGCTCCGGTTGGAAACATCGGAGGGTCTCCTCAGGAGCGCAAAAATCCGCAGCGCCCTCCGGATCCCGTTCGCCCGCCCCCTCCAGTGATTGCACCGGCTGTTCATCACTATCCTCATCAACCTCCATCAGTTGGAGCTTACGTTGGTGCTGCTGGCAGTGGTGGAGGAGGTCTTCTTTCATCAATAAAAGGTGGAGCGGGAAGTTTTTTCAAAAACCTAAAAGATACATCGTCGAAGGTCATGCAAACCGTTCAACAGAGCATTGCTCGTACTGATTTGGATATTAGCTACATCACGCAAAGGATCCTAGTAATGCCTTGTCCCTCTGAAGGACTTGAATCGACCTACCGGACCAATCACATTGAAGATGTGAAAATATACCTAGAAAGTCGATATCTACCAACTAAAGTCAGTATCTATAATTTAGGTCCTCGCAACTGTCCCAGACTGCCTCCACCAGTGCGTACCGTAGAAGGAAGCTTCATCTATTCCGCGGTTCCGATCTCCTATAAAGCACCCACTCTAGTAGGCTTGTACTCGTTGGCCGAAGATATGTATGGCTTTTTAAATGCGGACCCTAAAACAGTGATTGTTGTCCAAAGTCCCGATTCAGGAAAAGCTCTAGCAGCGACCATAGTTTGTGCATTGCTTATATACAGCCAGTTGGTAACAGAGCCTGAAGATGCTATGCAAATTTTTGCTGTCAAGAGAACTCCACCTGGTATGAGAGCATCCGAATTGCGGTATCTCTATTACATGGGCGATCTAGTTCGATCGGTGCCGCATTTACCGCATTACAATCCTGTCACGTTGGTTTCAGTTACGGCCAGTCCCGTACCTAGAATGACGAAAGCTCGGGATGGATGTCGAGTGTATGTGGAAGTTGCATCAAGCGACCGAATAGTCTTCAGCACTTTACAAGACTATGACCGCATGCGTCTGTACAGCGCTGCGGAAGGTAAAATATCTATCGCTCTAAATGTCACAGTTTGTGGTGATGTCACTGTTACTTTATATCACGCTCGCAATGCACTTGGCGGCATGGGTCGACCACAAGGATTAAAAATCTGTCAATTCCAGTTAAATACCGGTTACATACCGGAAGAGGAAACATTGATTAACTTTAGCAAATCTGAGTTAGATGATGTTCCCGATTTGGAACACGTTCCTCATGGCTTCAATGTAGCGCTGTCGGTGTTTGTAGGAGACTCGGAACGTCCTCCGTCAAACCAACCTCCGTGGGCATCACCCAAAACAACCAGAGATCCCAAGATCCTATTCGCTTCCCAATTAGAGTACGAAGAAAATGTTGACAATTTCATTTCGAAACCTTCTTCCAACCCGACATCAGCACCACACCGGCCTCCACCGCGTCCGGCTCCACCATCACCACAACCTTCTAGAGCAAGCCAAGCACCCCAAAATACAACTGAACATCCGCCAGCTTCAGTTTCTAGTGATGCAGATTTTCTAAATTTGAGCAATCCTAGTCAAGAGCAACCCGAACCATCAGATCACGAAGAACAAAGTGCTAATTACGATCTTCTCGGTGGCTTTGCACCTCCGGTTACAGATAAAAGTGATTCAGATATTATCAACAAGCCTCCGAATGCTGGTCTGGACGATATTTTCGGAGACATTGATAATGATGGAAATGCTACTGGGCCAGTCCCATTACAATCTACCAAATCAAGCAGCGATCTAAACGGGCTTAATcttaatttcgaaaattttggtgGCGTCGCTAAACCAGCGGCTCCAAATGAAACAGCTCCGAATGGAGTAATCAACAATCAATTCAACAATAGCTTTGGTTTTGATCCATTTGCTGGAATTAGTGCAAGCGCATTTCATAGTAGCCACCAAACACAGGTGCCGCAGCAGGCTCAAGCAGCAAACAAGGATCCATTTGCTGATATTGGTAATCTAGGTACTACTCTAGGAGCGACGGGTTGGGGAAAATCCGGTGCTCCACCAACCACGACTCCCAGTCCCCGCTCAACACAATTCTCCAGCCCGACCCATCAATATAGCGGAGCTAGCACTGCGAATCCTTCACCGAGAGCGCCGTCGACTCCGATCCATCAAATGCGAAGCCCCAGCGATGCACAACGCCCAGACTACAGTCGGTCGCACTTCGAACCGTCGAAACAATCGGCTACCGGCGGTAACGGAACAAACGGACAACCGAAGGAAAAATCCGGCGATATCTTCGGTGATATCCTTGGTTCACAGGGCTATTCTTTCGGAAGTGGAAAAAATCAGGGCCCGCGCACGATCAACGATATGCGGAAGGAAGAACTGGTCAAAGAAATGGATCCGGAGCGGGTGAAACTAATGGAATGG ACTGAAGGAAAAAAGAATAATATTCGAGCGTTGCTCTGCACGGTACACACTGTTCTGTGGCCAGGGGCTAAATGGACCAAGTGTGAGATGCATCAATTGGTTAGCGCCGCCGATGTGAAGAAAACCTACCGCAAGGCTTGCTTAGCGGTACACCCAGATAAG CACACGGGAACTGAGAACGAAAGTATGGCGAAGCTGATTTTTATGGAACTGAACAACGCTTGGAGTGAGTTCGAAAACGACGCCACGCAGCAGAATTTATTCGCCAACTAA